The following proteins come from a genomic window of Streptomyces liliiviolaceus:
- a CDS encoding TerD family protein, protein MAHDFDALVIRHTHRLSSPQGSAGQGAVVARQFDAALASVGFKLSAQLLERLSGLSEAAVVRTARRTLRTVSEMVGDHVQHNSYFIDFPANVPDTEEFWMRCVTQALADKTSRESVVEQLTHGMLDLLSLPVYGRYQHTYEEMLAAQDELIASARDRVTVLHLGSDLDTELTSLYLALAGSTTPLGEEHLLDLKALAERCALGPQPESIPVRENRAAVNAARLAVGADLLLDTVTDVLRLACALSGGDVTLREPTRFRTLSRPARRALLAGLDTVIAANPAKLADVHAHREPFKRLGERLHPHEYPRWPHAADVFAVARGEKPAWSFDSRVEKRLDEFDVLGAVRLLQSAPGKLFRSLDLLLRTAADQEERDAVVAAAVRVAPEVSGRVVLSVREHFHNRERETGEARIFINSRGRGWVTPDVRPPVPAADRDRLISALDAEIRRRLPAPRRLLLDPDVLDVALPLSGRATTAGLGVLPRGSLSTVDGEQLRFFAYWKETEKRTDYDLSALLLNADYSTDSWLSYTSLTAAGAEHSGDVTEAPEGASEFINLSLGRVRSTFIVPQVNIYAGEGFEETAESFFGFMLRDGEQKGRPFEPRTVRMKSELRGVGRVALPLVFRREDDGRWRAKWLHLYLKGISSANRVEENQVSVAKAVRALVERQQLTVWYLVDLMSDDSTVVDLWDGEPVPDEPVLYIGLERPEGLHPDSTAITLENLRDVIPG, encoded by the coding sequence ATGGCGCACGATTTCGACGCACTGGTCATTCGGCACACTCACCGTCTTTCCTCCCCTCAGGGCTCCGCGGGTCAAGGGGCCGTCGTGGCGCGGCAGTTCGACGCGGCGCTGGCGTCGGTGGGTTTCAAGCTGTCCGCTCAGTTGCTGGAGCGGCTGTCGGGGCTGTCCGAGGCCGCCGTCGTGCGTACCGCCAGGCGGACCCTGCGGACGGTGAGCGAGATGGTGGGCGACCATGTCCAGCACAACTCGTATTTCATCGACTTCCCGGCGAACGTGCCGGACACCGAAGAATTCTGGATGCGGTGCGTGACGCAGGCGCTCGCCGACAAAACGTCGCGCGAGAGTGTGGTGGAGCAGCTGACGCACGGGATGCTGGATCTGCTCAGCCTTCCCGTGTACGGCCGTTATCAGCACACCTACGAGGAGATGCTCGCCGCGCAGGACGAGCTGATCGCCTCGGCACGGGACCGGGTGACCGTCCTGCACCTCGGCTCGGATCTGGACACCGAACTCACCAGCCTGTACCTGGCTTTGGCCGGCTCCACGACACCCCTGGGCGAGGAGCACCTGCTCGACCTCAAGGCACTCGCCGAGCGGTGCGCGCTCGGGCCACAGCCCGAGTCGATCCCGGTCCGGGAGAATCGGGCGGCTGTCAACGCCGCCCGTCTCGCCGTCGGCGCGGACCTCCTGCTGGACACCGTCACCGACGTGCTCCGGCTGGCCTGCGCACTGTCGGGCGGCGACGTGACACTGCGGGAACCGACCCGGTTCCGCACACTGTCACGTCCGGCCCGCCGTGCCCTGCTCGCGGGCCTCGACACCGTCATCGCGGCGAACCCTGCCAAGCTGGCCGATGTGCACGCCCACCGGGAGCCGTTCAAGCGGCTCGGTGAGCGTCTGCACCCGCACGAGTACCCGCGCTGGCCTCACGCCGCCGACGTGTTCGCGGTGGCGCGGGGCGAGAAGCCGGCGTGGTCCTTCGACAGCCGTGTCGAGAAGCGGCTCGACGAGTTCGACGTCCTCGGCGCGGTGCGGCTGCTGCAGTCCGCTCCCGGCAAGCTGTTCCGCTCCCTGGACCTCCTGCTGCGTACCGCCGCCGACCAGGAAGAGCGGGATGCGGTGGTGGCCGCCGCGGTGCGGGTCGCCCCCGAGGTCTCCGGCCGGGTCGTGCTCTCCGTCCGCGAGCACTTCCACAACCGGGAACGGGAGACCGGCGAAGCCCGCATCTTCATCAACAGTCGCGGCCGGGGCTGGGTGACCCCTGACGTCCGGCCACCCGTCCCCGCCGCCGACCGCGACCGTCTGATCAGTGCACTGGACGCCGAGATACGCCGCAGGCTCCCGGCACCACGCCGACTGCTCCTCGACCCCGACGTCCTCGACGTGGCGCTCCCGCTCAGCGGCAGGGCCACCACGGCGGGGCTCGGCGTCCTGCCGCGCGGGTCACTCTCCACGGTCGACGGCGAACAGCTGCGGTTTTTCGCGTACTGGAAGGAGACCGAGAAACGGACCGACTACGACCTCTCGGCGCTGCTCCTCAACGCCGACTACAGCACTGACTCCTGGCTCTCCTACACATCGCTCACGGCTGCCGGAGCTGAGCACTCGGGTGATGTCACCGAGGCACCCGAGGGGGCCTCGGAATTCATCAACCTGTCATTGGGCCGGGTCCGTAGCACGTTCATCGTTCCGCAGGTCAACATCTACGCCGGTGAGGGCTTCGAGGAAACAGCCGAGTCGTTCTTCGGCTTCATGCTGCGGGACGGTGAGCAGAAAGGCCGGCCGTTCGAGCCGCGCACGGTGCGTATGAAGTCCGAGCTTCGCGGAGTGGGCCGAGTGGCGCTGCCGCTGGTGTTCCGCCGGGAGGACGACGGCCGGTGGCGCGCGAAGTGGCTGCACCTGTACCTGAAGGGCATCTCGTCGGCCAACCGGGTCGAGGAGAACCAGGTGTCGGTGGCCAAAGCGGTACGCGCCCTCGTGGAGCGGCAGCAGTTGACGGTGTGGTACCTGGTGGATCTGATGTCCGACGACTCCACGGTGGTGGACCTGTGGGACGGCGAGCCCGTCCCGGACGAACCCGTGCTCTACATCGGGCTCGAACGTCCCGAGGGCCTGCACCCGGACTCGACGGCCATCACCCTCGAAAACCTGCGCGACGTGATCCCGGGCTGA
- a CDS encoding response regulator transcription factor, whose product MRILVVEDDRRLAELLGRGLVGEGYAVDMAHDGPRGLELALQNEYDVLVLDVMLPRLNGLRLCAQLRQEGVWTPVLMLTAKDGEYDQAEGLDTGADDYVTKPFSFVALAARLRALIRRGRPERPSVIRIGDLEIDPAGRHCRRGGREMALTAREFAVLEYLASRKGQTVSKCEVLEHVWDDRFDGDVNIVEVYISALRRKLDTPFQRRSIRTVRGAGYRLDAGEGTPP is encoded by the coding sequence ATGCGGATACTGGTGGTCGAGGACGACCGGCGGTTGGCGGAGCTGCTGGGCCGGGGCCTGGTCGGCGAGGGGTACGCCGTCGACATGGCTCATGACGGTCCACGCGGCCTGGAGCTGGCGCTGCAGAACGAATACGACGTACTCGTACTGGACGTGATGCTGCCTCGCCTCAACGGCCTGCGGCTGTGTGCGCAGCTGCGCCAGGAGGGCGTGTGGACGCCGGTCCTGATGCTCACCGCCAAGGACGGCGAGTACGACCAGGCCGAGGGCCTGGACACCGGCGCGGACGACTACGTCACCAAGCCGTTCTCCTTTGTCGCACTCGCAGCCCGGTTGCGCGCCCTGATCCGCCGAGGCCGCCCCGAGCGGCCCAGCGTGATCCGGATCGGAGACCTGGAGATCGACCCGGCCGGCCGCCACTGCCGACGCGGTGGCCGCGAGATGGCACTGACCGCCCGTGAGTTCGCCGTTCTGGAGTATCTGGCCAGCCGCAAGGGCCAGACGGTGTCCAAGTGCGAGGTCCTCGAACATGTCTGGGACGACCGTTTCGACGGCGACGTCAACATCGTCGAGGTCTACATCAGCGCCCTGCGCCGCAAACTCGACACTCCCTTCCAGCGGCGCTCGATCCGAACCGTCCGGGGCGCCGGCTACCGCCTCGACGCCGGCGAAGGCACACCACCATGA
- a CDS encoding sensor histidine kinase: MKWIRLIRLMPLLRRLSPATIRLRLTLLAAVIAAVPLAAAATGTALAVRASILQDGQRRSAETQHWLRVEVKRDQVTDKHKPVPRCHSNPHTPQAPQRVSFCRKPYDFSSGKPGPSGREAMYDALNNQGALSLAPWTSSTPIQRPGAYPQFSDYVVLIYSLRAEQARLNTFVWSLAGGTLGLVALIAGSTWFAAGRVLRPVEAIRAEFAELSARHLDRRVPVPRAGNEIARLATTMNTTLNRLQTAVDRQRQFTADASHELRTPLACLRTELELALNRPDAADWPQVVRAAHEDTIRVQELTEDLLLLARLDAEHGDRQPRRTVDLTDVVREETVRRRPPHGIEIDLRTEPGPVAVTGHPALLARVIGNLLDNAERYATSAIAVRLTHDTDHGTAVVDVVDDGPGIPPEDHERIFERFTRLDDARAQDTGGAGLGLAIAQRIATAHHGTLEITPRTRGAHFTLRLPARLP; encoded by the coding sequence ATGAAATGGATACGTCTGATACGGCTGATGCCCCTGCTGCGTCGGCTGTCCCCCGCAACGATCCGCCTGAGGCTGACCCTCCTGGCCGCCGTGATCGCCGCGGTGCCCCTGGCCGCGGCCGCCACCGGCACGGCGCTCGCGGTACGGGCCTCGATCCTCCAGGACGGCCAGCGGCGCAGCGCGGAGACCCAGCACTGGCTGCGCGTGGAAGTGAAGCGCGATCAAGTGACCGACAAGCACAAACCAGTACCGCGCTGCCACTCCAACCCACATACGCCCCAGGCCCCCCAGCGCGTCAGTTTCTGCAGGAAGCCCTACGACTTCAGTTCCGGCAAGCCCGGACCGTCCGGCCGCGAGGCGATGTACGACGCCCTCAACAATCAGGGAGCGCTGTCCCTCGCCCCCTGGACCTCTTCGACCCCTATCCAGCGGCCAGGCGCCTATCCCCAGTTCTCCGACTACGTCGTGCTGATCTATTCGCTCCGAGCCGAACAGGCCCGGCTGAACACCTTCGTCTGGTCCCTGGCCGGCGGAACACTGGGGCTCGTAGCCCTGATCGCGGGCAGCACATGGTTCGCGGCCGGCCGGGTGCTGCGACCGGTCGAGGCCATCCGTGCCGAGTTCGCCGAGCTCAGCGCCCGTCATCTCGACCGGCGCGTTCCCGTTCCCCGAGCGGGCAACGAGATCGCGCGTCTCGCCACCACCATGAACACCACCCTCAACCGGCTGCAGACCGCCGTCGACCGGCAGCGGCAGTTCACCGCGGATGCCTCGCACGAACTGCGCACGCCGCTCGCCTGCCTGCGCACCGAACTCGAACTCGCCCTCAACCGGCCTGATGCCGCCGACTGGCCCCAGGTCGTTCGCGCGGCCCACGAGGACACCATCCGCGTACAGGAACTGACCGAGGACCTGCTGCTACTGGCTCGTCTCGACGCCGAGCACGGCGACCGGCAACCGCGGCGGACCGTCGACCTCACCGACGTCGTACGGGAGGAGACCGTCCGTCGTCGACCGCCGCACGGCATCGAGATCGACCTGCGCACGGAGCCCGGCCCGGTCGCCGTGACGGGCCACCCGGCTCTGCTGGCCCGCGTCATCGGCAATCTCCTCGACAATGCCGAACGCTACGCGACCAGTGCCATTGCGGTCCGTCTGACCCACGACACCGACCACGGCACAGCGGTGGTTGACGTCGTCGACGACGGCCCCGGCATCCCGCCCGAGGACCACGAGCGGATCTTCGAACGCTTCACCCGCCTCGACGACGCCCGCGCGCAGGACACCGGTGGTGCCGGTCTCGGCCTGGCCATCGCCCAGCGCATCGCCACCGCCCACCACGGCACCCTTGAGATCACTCCCCGTACCCGTGGCGCGCATTTCACTCTCCGCCTTCCCGCGCGCCTGCCCTGA
- a CDS encoding DUF305 domain-containing protein codes for MCAAVVALLVAGCTAQPATSGTSPGAAASRTSAFNATDTAWILLMIPMAERARQLTDLAPSRSADPAVATLAARTGSALRTDLARLRAALKRSGVPDTRPHEGHNMPGMVGLDTLDTAAATKGRPFDLILTDALRAHFTQSRMLCAGEQNQGRADEATGLAAAIARSTAQQMAGLDRLRTAPPATPGSRTG; via the coding sequence GTGTGCGCCGCGGTTGTGGCGCTGCTGGTCGCCGGCTGCACCGCGCAGCCGGCGACCAGCGGTACGTCGCCGGGAGCCGCCGCGTCGCGGACATCGGCCTTCAACGCGACCGACACCGCCTGGATCCTGCTGATGATCCCCATGGCCGAGCGTGCCCGGCAGCTGACCGACCTGGCGCCCTCCCGCTCGGCGGACCCGGCCGTGGCCACGCTGGCGGCGAGGACCGGTTCGGCACTGCGTACGGACCTCGCCCGTCTGCGCGCCGCGCTGAAGCGGTCGGGTGTACCGGACACGCGCCCCCACGAGGGGCACAACATGCCGGGCATGGTCGGCCTCGACACCCTCGACACGGCGGCCGCCACGAAGGGCCGGCCGTTCGACCTGATCCTCACCGACGCGCTGCGCGCCCATTTCACCCAGTCCCGGATGCTGTGCGCCGGCGAGCAGAACCAAGGCCGTGCCGACGAGGCGACGGGACTGGCGGCGGCCATCGCGAGGAGTACGGCGCAGCAGATGGCCGGACTGGACAGGCTACGAACGGCGCCTCCTGCCACGCCCGGTAGCCGGACCGGGTAA
- a CDS encoding DUF1996 domain-containing protein: MRRYRVPLYTLLVNVLVVALAAALSLTVSTQRAQAATVTVQAESYAAQSGVGLEATADMGGGQNAAFLADGDWMRFDNVDLGTAGRLTVSARIASAVGSGTVELRTGSLTGPLLAVISVAPTGGWQTWATRETEVSSHPTGAQTVFAVVRGSGAGDFVNINWFSFVGEGGGAAPGWVPVDQTKWNAQLSQFRAMTPAAVPGGVVRVPEFNATCTYSHSRPDDPIVLPGLPGASHMHSFFGNKSTDAFTTTQSLLSNKPTSCTPADDLSAYWIPSLYEGDRAVEAEGMIVYYGSRLTDPSATVPFPEGFRMIAGDAKAQTPTPAGSTGQYWCSGEGGEIGRSADGNWPVCAPKAHLTHQLVFPDCWDGKNLDSPDHKSHVAFTYDGKCSGAYPVAIPNLSFVVSYPTSGSSAGFRLASGMASSIHGDFFNAWDNAALGHRVKDCITQKAKCNSAGTF, from the coding sequence ATGCGCAGATATCGCGTCCCCCTGTACACACTCTTGGTGAACGTCCTGGTGGTCGCTCTGGCCGCCGCCCTGAGCCTGACCGTGTCGACCCAGCGGGCGCAGGCCGCGACGGTCACCGTCCAGGCCGAGTCCTACGCGGCCCAGTCGGGCGTCGGGCTGGAGGCGACCGCGGACATGGGAGGCGGGCAGAACGCCGCGTTCCTCGCCGACGGCGACTGGATGCGGTTCGACAACGTCGACCTCGGCACGGCCGGCCGGCTGACGGTGTCGGCCCGGATCGCCTCCGCCGTCGGCTCGGGCACGGTCGAACTGCGTACCGGCAGCCTCACCGGACCGCTGCTCGCGGTCATCTCGGTTGCCCCGACCGGCGGTTGGCAGACCTGGGCGACCCGGGAGACCGAGGTCTCCAGCCACCCCACCGGTGCGCAGACGGTGTTCGCCGTGGTGCGCGGCTCGGGGGCCGGTGACTTCGTGAACATCAACTGGTTCTCGTTCGTCGGAGAGGGCGGCGGCGCGGCGCCCGGCTGGGTCCCCGTCGACCAGACCAAGTGGAACGCCCAGCTGAGTCAGTTCCGTGCGATGACGCCGGCCGCGGTGCCCGGCGGTGTGGTCCGGGTTCCGGAGTTCAACGCCACCTGCACCTACAGTCACTCCAGGCCGGACGACCCGATCGTCCTGCCGGGTCTTCCCGGCGCGTCCCACATGCACAGCTTCTTCGGCAACAAGAGCACCGACGCGTTCACCACGACCCAGTCCCTGCTGTCCAACAAACCGACCAGTTGCACCCCCGCCGACGACCTCTCGGCGTACTGGATCCCTTCCCTCTACGAGGGCGACAGGGCCGTCGAGGCCGAGGGCATGATCGTCTACTACGGTTCCCGGCTCACCGACCCCTCGGCGACCGTGCCCTTCCCTGAGGGATTCCGCATGATCGCGGGCGACGCCAAGGCGCAGACGCCCACCCCGGCGGGATCGACCGGTCAGTACTGGTGCTCCGGCGAGGGCGGTGAGATCGGCCGCAGCGCCGACGGCAACTGGCCTGTCTGCGCCCCGAAGGCCCACCTCACCCACCAACTCGTCTTCCCCGACTGCTGGGACGGCAAGAACCTCGACAGCCCCGACCACAAGTCGCATGTGGCGTTCACCTACGACGGCAAGTGCAGCGGCGCCTACCCCGTCGCCATCCCCAACCTCTCCTTCGTCGTCAGCTATCCGACCAGCGGCAGTAGCGCGGGCTTCCGGCTGGCCTCGGGCATGGCGTCGTCCATCCACGGCGACTTCTTCAACGCCTGGGACAACGCCGCTCTCGGACACCGAGTGAAGGACTGCATCACCCAGAAGGCCAAGTGCAACTCCGCCGGCACGTTCTGA
- a CDS encoding discoidin domain-containing protein, producing MQALLRRCALFLTLAASLLTFIALPAPSAQAAEVLLSQGKTATASSTEGDFNARSAVDGDPGTRWSSAFADPQWIQIDLGASAGISRVVLNWEAAYGTAFRIEVSSDAQTWTTVHQTASGTGGTQNLTVTGTGRYVRMYGTQRATAYGYSLWEFQVYGTAGGTGGDPGRLLSYGRPGAASSSQSDGNCWECTPARAFDRDPASRWATSSTTGWTDPGWISIDLGATAQIDKVVLQWDPAYAKSFQIQVSPNGTDWTPIYSTTSGTGFKQTLTVSGTGRYVRMFGTERATPYGYSLWEFQVYGTGGDPITPPPLPSDPANPPRLVWSDEFDGAAGGKPDASKWRADPGTGPNNELEYYTDHRNASLDGSGHLVMEARKEVTAGSSCPRDPLSGSTTCQYTSARMNTGATFQFTYGRVEARIKVPKGNGLWPAFWMMGADFLTGRPWPYNGEVDIVEVLGKDVKTAYSTVHAPAYNGGGGIGSPYTLPGNADFSDDFHTWAADWNSKGITYSLDGRTVFSLDKDQVEQTRGPWIFDHPHYMILNLAVGGDWPGPTDASTPFPSKMLVDFVRVYQ from the coding sequence GTGCAAGCTCTGTTGCGTCGCTGCGCCTTATTTCTGACGCTCGCCGCCTCACTACTCACGTTCATCGCTCTGCCCGCCCCCTCCGCACAGGCAGCGGAGGTCCTGCTCTCGCAGGGAAAGACCGCCACCGCCTCAAGTACCGAGGGGGACTTCAACGCCCGCAGCGCCGTCGACGGAGACCCCGGGACGCGGTGGTCCAGCGCCTTCGCCGATCCGCAGTGGATCCAGATCGACCTCGGCGCGAGTGCCGGGATCAGCCGGGTCGTCCTCAACTGGGAAGCCGCGTACGGCACCGCGTTCAGGATCGAGGTGTCGAGCGACGCGCAGACATGGACCACCGTCCACCAGACGGCCTCGGGCACGGGCGGCACCCAGAACCTGACGGTCACCGGCACCGGCCGCTATGTGCGCATGTACGGAACCCAACGCGCCACCGCCTACGGCTACTCGCTGTGGGAGTTCCAGGTGTACGGCACCGCCGGCGGTACCGGCGGAGACCCGGGCAGGCTGCTCTCCTACGGCAGGCCGGGCGCGGCCTCCTCCTCCCAGAGCGACGGGAACTGCTGGGAGTGCACACCGGCCAGGGCGTTCGACCGTGACCCCGCCTCGCGCTGGGCCACCAGCTCCACCACCGGCTGGACCGACCCGGGCTGGATCTCGATCGACCTCGGCGCGACGGCACAGATCGACAAGGTCGTCCTGCAATGGGATCCCGCCTACGCCAAGTCCTTCCAGATCCAGGTCTCACCGAACGGCACCGACTGGACGCCGATCTACTCGACGACGTCAGGCACGGGCTTCAAGCAGACACTGACCGTCTCCGGCACCGGCCGCTACGTGCGCATGTTCGGCACGGAACGCGCCACCCCGTACGGCTACTCGCTGTGGGAGTTCCAGGTGTACGGCACCGGCGGGGACCCGATCACGCCCCCGCCCCTGCCGAGCGACCCCGCTAACCCGCCGCGGCTGGTGTGGAGCGACGAGTTCGACGGCGCCGCGGGCGGCAAGCCCGACGCCTCGAAGTGGCGGGCCGACCCGGGTACCGGGCCGAACAACGAGCTGGAGTACTACACCGACCATCGCAATGCCTCGCTGGACGGGTCGGGACACCTGGTGATGGAGGCCCGCAAGGAGGTCACCGCCGGATCGTCGTGCCCGCGTGACCCGTTGAGCGGCAGCACCACCTGCCAGTACACCTCGGCGCGGATGAACACCGGCGCGACGTTCCAGTTCACCTACGGGCGCGTCGAAGCACGCATCAAGGTGCCCAAGGGCAACGGCCTGTGGCCCGCGTTCTGGATGATGGGCGCCGACTTCCTGACGGGCCGGCCGTGGCCGTACAACGGCGAGGTCGACATCGTGGAGGTCCTCGGCAAGGACGTGAAGACCGCGTACTCGACCGTCCACGCGCCCGCCTACAACGGTGGAGGCGGCATCGGTTCGCCGTACACCCTGCCCGGGAACGCCGACTTCTCCGACGACTTCCACACCTGGGCCGCCGACTGGAACAGCAAGGGCATCACCTACAGCCTGGACGGCCGGACCGTCTTCTCCCTCGACAAGGACCAGGTGGAGCAGACACGCGGGCCGTGGATCTTCGACCACCCGCACTACATGATCCTCAACCTCGCGGTCGGCGGTGACTGGCCGGGTCCGACGGACGCGAGCACTCCCTTCCCGTCCAAGATGCTCGTCGACTTCGTACGGGTCTATCAGTAG
- a CDS encoding LacI family DNA-binding transcriptional regulator: MKRPTLEVVAARAGVSKSSVSRVINGETTVAPEIRDVVMRAVRELGYVPNGAARNLVTRRTDTLAVVVSDPPQGVVSDDPLFSAVVRAVSRELEKAGKRLVLMLAESDQSRTRVVQYIAGGHVDGVLLVALHGTDSLPAALARQGLPVVSFNRTSAQDVPYVALDNAGGAALAVRHLLERGRRRIATITGPLELHEARERLAGYRQTLQDTGRRSIVALGDFTRASGAEAMRQLLEDDPDLDAVFASNDLMAIGALRTLQKAGRRVPEDVAVIGFDDIEAASYTSPALTSVRSPMADQATAAVHLLLNLIDGGPTDPVIMPNELVVREST, from the coding sequence ATGAAACGCCCCACTCTGGAAGTGGTCGCCGCTCGGGCGGGCGTGTCCAAATCGAGCGTCTCCCGCGTCATCAACGGCGAGACGACGGTCGCCCCGGAGATCCGGGACGTCGTCATGCGCGCGGTGCGCGAACTGGGTTACGTGCCCAACGGGGCTGCCCGCAACCTCGTCACCCGCCGTACCGACACCCTCGCCGTGGTGGTCTCCGACCCGCCGCAGGGAGTCGTCTCCGACGACCCCCTCTTCTCGGCCGTGGTCCGCGCCGTCAGCCGAGAGCTGGAGAAGGCGGGCAAACGGCTCGTGCTCATGCTCGCGGAATCGGACCAGAGCCGGACCCGGGTGGTGCAGTACATCGCCGGCGGACACGTGGACGGCGTACTCCTGGTCGCCCTGCACGGTACGGACTCCCTGCCGGCCGCGCTCGCCCGGCAGGGTCTGCCCGTCGTGTCCTTCAACCGCACCTCCGCACAGGACGTCCCGTACGTGGCGCTGGACAACGCCGGCGGAGCGGCGCTGGCCGTACGTCACCTGCTGGAGCGCGGCCGGCGCCGGATCGCCACCATCACGGGGCCGCTCGAACTCCACGAGGCACGCGAGCGCCTGGCCGGCTACCGGCAGACGCTGCAGGACACCGGTCGGCGCTCGATCGTGGCACTGGGCGACTTCACGAGGGCGTCCGGCGCCGAAGCCATGCGCCAGCTCCTGGAGGACGATCCCGACCTCGACGCGGTGTTCGCGTCCAACGACCTGATGGCGATCGGAGCCCTGCGCACGCTCCAGAAGGCGGGCCGGCGCGTGCCCGAGGACGTGGCGGTGATCGGCTTCGACGACATCGAGGCCGCGTCCTACACGAGCCCCGCACTCACCTCGGTACGCAGCCCGATGGCGGACCAGGCGACCGCGGCCGTCCACCTGCTCCTCAACCTGATAGACGGCGGCCCCACAGATCCGGTGATCATGCCGAACGAACTCGTGGTGCGCGAATCGACCTGA
- a CDS encoding fic family toxin-antitoxin system, toxin component, with translation MILHVDESWILEVAERAGHRDPAADDYGVPIAAVARHRGELLDTPVYDGPYARAAALVHSLGRCRWLERSNLTVACAVAVMYLEASNIPVNPTREQLTALANELNDPHCTAERITAFLRTWKP, from the coding sequence GTGATCCTGCACGTCGACGAATCCTGGATCCTCGAAGTCGCCGAACGGGCGGGCCATCGCGACCCGGCCGCCGACGACTACGGCGTGCCGATCGCCGCCGTGGCCCGCCATCGCGGCGAACTCCTCGACACCCCCGTCTACGACGGCCCCTACGCCCGCGCCGCCGCCCTGGTCCACAGCCTCGGCCGCTGCCGCTGGCTGGAACGCTCCAACCTCACCGTCGCCTGCGCCGTCGCGGTCATGTACCTCGAAGCCAGCAACATCCCCGTCAACCCCACCCGCGAACAACTCACCGCGCTCGCCAACGAACTCAACGACCCGCACTGCACCGCCGAACGGATCACGGCCTTCCTCCGCACCTGGAAACCCTGA
- a CDS encoding oxidoreductase, with product MQEQKWLITGVSTGLGRAFAQAALTAGHTVVGTVRSEKDLRAFEELEPGHAHGRILDVTDGDAVARVVAEVEQSVGALDVVIANAGFGLEGTFEETPLAEVRRQFEVNVFGVVSTLQAVLPHMRRRRSGHLMAVTSMGGLMAVPGMSAYCGSKFALEGILEALGKEVAQFGIHVTAIEPGSFRTDWAGRSMTRAERSIDDYDELFAPIREGRQKASGNQLGNPAKAGDAVVHITSVDQPPAHLVLGSDALRLVTAARTAVDEDIRAWETLSRTTDFAEGAQL from the coding sequence GTGCAGGAACAGAAGTGGCTCATCACCGGCGTCAGCACGGGCCTCGGACGCGCCTTCGCCCAAGCGGCCCTGACCGCCGGGCACACCGTCGTCGGCACCGTCCGCTCGGAGAAGGACCTGCGGGCCTTCGAAGAGCTCGAACCCGGACACGCTCACGGCCGCATCCTCGACGTGACGGACGGCGACGCGGTCGCGCGTGTGGTCGCTGAGGTGGAGCAGAGCGTCGGAGCTCTGGATGTCGTCATCGCCAACGCCGGCTTCGGCCTGGAGGGCACCTTCGAGGAGACCCCGCTGGCCGAGGTGCGGCGGCAGTTCGAGGTCAACGTGTTCGGGGTGGTGTCCACCCTGCAGGCCGTGCTGCCCCACATGCGCCGGCGCCGTAGCGGACATCTGATGGCCGTCACCTCCATGGGCGGGCTCATGGCCGTGCCCGGCATGTCCGCCTACTGCGGCAGCAAGTTCGCGCTGGAAGGCATCCTTGAGGCGCTGGGCAAGGAGGTCGCGCAGTTCGGGATCCACGTGACGGCGATCGAGCCCGGCTCCTTCCGCACCGACTGGGCCGGACGGTCCATGACACGTGCCGAGCGGTCCATCGACGACTACGACGAGCTGTTCGCCCCCATCCGTGAAGGGCGGCAGAAGGCCAGCGGGAATCAACTGGGCAACCCGGCCAAGGCCGGGGACGCCGTCGTACACATCACGTCGGTCGACCAGCCGCCGGCCCACCTCGTCCTGGGCTCGGACGCGCTGCGACTGGTCACCGCCGCGCGCACGGCCGTGGACGAGGACATCCGCGCCTGGGAGACGCTCTCCCGTACGACCGACTTCGCCGAAGGTGCTCAGCTCTGA
- a CDS encoding TetR/AcrR family transcriptional regulator, with the protein MPGNHPARSRRGTERKGDVRERAILDTCEALLAQKGYDAMTVGDIAQGAGITRGALYFYFGSKQEVVTALVARTVEHLWERSRVTAQADEPRQAIAAAMRRTVELWNEHGLVMRTAIDLSLTVPEIGELWSRTADLFIAAITAVLERAGIRAGGEPEQASAMARALCWMIERTFYHASQESREDLQNASSTCEHIWLVSAGLTA; encoded by the coding sequence ATGCCCGGCAACCACCCCGCGCGAAGCCGACGCGGCACCGAGCGCAAGGGCGACGTCCGGGAGCGGGCCATTCTGGACACCTGCGAAGCCCTGCTGGCGCAGAAGGGCTACGACGCCATGACCGTCGGCGACATCGCCCAGGGCGCCGGTATCACGCGTGGCGCCCTGTACTTCTACTTCGGCTCGAAGCAAGAAGTGGTCACGGCGCTCGTGGCCCGTACGGTCGAGCACCTGTGGGAGCGGTCGCGGGTCACCGCGCAGGCCGATGAACCGCGCCAGGCCATCGCGGCAGCCATGCGGCGCACGGTCGAGCTGTGGAACGAGCACGGCCTGGTCATGCGTACGGCGATCGACCTGTCGCTGACCGTGCCGGAGATCGGCGAACTGTGGAGCCGTACAGCTGACTTGTTCATCGCAGCCATCACGGCCGTCCTGGAACGGGCCGGCATTCGGGCCGGCGGCGAGCCGGAACAAGCGTCGGCGATGGCACGCGCTCTGTGCTGGATGATCGAGCGCACCTTCTACCACGCCTCGCAGGAGTCCCGCGAGGATCTGCAAAACGCATCCTCGACCTGTGAACACATCTGGCTGGTCAGCGCGGGCCTGACCGCCTGA